From the Patescibacteria group bacterium genome, one window contains:
- a CDS encoding DUF1361 domain-containing protein yields MDRIIHISFLSLDNFYNHYPALNNIAINDYQLVTVIWNIFLVLLPLAFYIFLKSYWRRTGLRKFYQKIAAVILFIFWLLFFPNTAYIITDIRHLLNYCPLDSPDRVCADNAWMIMVFFIYSGFGWVSFYYLLKLMSDLAHEIFKKLRPSFFAALIIPITSLGVLLGLLNRFNSWDVFLYPFWLWRVFLVYLLNINYFIDWLIFTLGLYLLYFAGGYLFKKINTDGANIGERNK; encoded by the coding sequence ATGGACAGAATTATACATATATCATTTTTAAGCCTCGATAATTTTTATAATCATTATCCGGCTTTAAATAATATCGCCATTAATGATTATCAGCTGGTTACCGTTATTTGGAATATTTTTTTAGTTTTGCTGCCGCTAGCGTTTTATATTTTTTTAAAATCGTATTGGCGCCGTACCGGTTTAAGGAAATTTTATCAAAAAATAGCCGCGGTTATTTTGTTTATTTTTTGGCTGTTATTTTTTCCCAATACGGCTTATATCATAACCGATATCAGGCATCTTTTAAATTATTGTCCGCTTGATTCGCCGGACAGAGTTTGCGCGGATAATGCCTGGATGATTATGGTTTTTTTTATTTACTCCGGCTTCGGCTGGGTTTCTTTTTATTATCTCCTGAAATTAATGTCTGATTTGGCTCATGAGATATTTAAAAAATTACGGCCAAGTTTTTTCGCCGCTTTGATTATTCCCATAACTTCGCTAGGCGTATTGCTCGGCTTATTAAACCGTTTTAACAGCTGGGATGTTTTTCTTTATCCGTTTTGGCTTTGGCGGGTGTTTTTAGTTTATTTGTTAAATATAAATTATTTTATAGATTGGCTGATTTTTACGCTCGGTTTATATTTATTGTATTTTGCCGGCGGTTATTTATTCAAAAAAATAAATACGGACGGCGCGAATATTGGCGAGCGAAATAAATAA